A window of Leptolyngbyaceae cyanobacterium genomic DNA:
GATAGCACGTTCTACGATACCGATTTGATTGGTATATTTCCAACCTTCAATTAAGCAAATAACTCGGTCTTGCGAGGAAAAACGAGATTCTCCATACTGCTTTTTGCCACCTTTATCTAAAATCCGCAGCTGTCTTTCTTCTTCTGCTTGTTGCATTCTTCCCTTGAGTTGTTCTACCGTAATTCCCATAAGCTCTGCATCAGCAGCTAATTGTGCTTCTCTTCTTTGTTGCTGTAGACGCTGTTGTTTTAATGCTTCCTCTTGCTTATGTTTTTGTAATTCATCAAATGCTTCTTTAGCCATTTCATCACCTGTGGCGGCTAGTTTCTTCAAAGCATAAAAAGCTGTCGAACTGGTTTTTCGTCCTCTACCGGAAGCGGCGTGTTTGAGGGTGGAAATTGCTTGAGAATTTCCTGCTCCTATTTCACCAAGTCGTTCCAAAATAGCTACACCTGCAAAATCATAATTACCCCAATTTTGCCACCATTCATATAACTCTAGTAAAGAGCAAACAGATGATTCTTGTTGAGCTAAGCTTGGTATTGAGTGTTCGTAATCCATTGGCGACGATCGTTTTTGATGGGTAGGGTATGGGTGAAGAAGAATCTAGAATAAACTTCTTGCAAAAGTGTCAAATATTGTTTTTACCACAGATAAACACAGATAAACACAGATGTAGCGATAGCCTTGGCGTAAGCTAGATAAATGATATTGATGGAATATCGACTTTTGCAAGAGGTCTACTGAATGTCACTAAGTTTAGTCTGGGAAAGCGTGCCATTCGGGTCTAGGATTAAGAACGTTTAACCTCTTTTGGCTATTGCTATACTTGATAAGGTTTGGGTTTTAATTAGCAATTAGCGGAAAAATTGTGGTAAACTGAGGAATAAAGTCCTCACTACGAACGATTTTTTTGGTGGGAATTATCGATTACTTGAAAAGTGATGATTTTCCACGGTAAAATTTTCAATTGTTCGGGCATATCGACGGGGCGTTCTAATAAGTCAACCGATCGGACGATTTGCAAATTCAAATCACTTTTTAGATTGAACTCTGTTTCTTCTCCGCGACACTCATAACATCGCAATATCCAATGATGGGGAGAATCTTCCGATCGCTTAAACGCCATCAATATTAAATTTTCTGACGATAAATCTAATAATTGACCGATTGGTGGTAGTGAGATTTGATTTAAGTTGGTTGAACGGATCGGCAAGATTGGTTGCAGGGGTAGATTTAATTCGGATCCGTGTCGGACGGTATTGCACGATCGCCAATTGCCATCGTGAGGATAGAGGGCGTAGGTAAATTGGTGAAAACCTCGATCGGCTGACGGGTCAGGCCAATTAGGACTTCTTAATAAGGTTAAGCGTAATCGATCGGGTTGGGCGTCGTAACCGTACTTGCCATCATTTAATATGCTGACGCCACAATTCTCACCACTTAAATCTGCCCAACGTAGGGCGGGTACTTCCCATTTGGCTTTTTCGGCTGGGGTTTGGGGTTGGGTGGTGCGATCGATCGCGCCGCAGGGAATTTCGTAGGTAGCAAAATCGGCGGTGAAGTTAAACGGAAAAGCAGCTTTTACTAATACGTGGGATTCTTGCCAGTTGACGGTCGTGCAGATTTTCAAGATTGGCGATCGCGCATCTAATACGTAATCTTGACAAAATTCCGATTCACCGATTTGGCGGACTACTCGCAAACGTTGTTGCACTTCTCCTTTATATATCCATTCAATTGATGTTAATTCAGGGGTGGGTAAAGGATGTTCTGCATATTTGGGGTCGATATTCCACGCATCCCAATATTGTCCGCTATCTTGAAATGCTTGGAGTTGATTTGCTTCTTGTTGATGCAGGATTTCTTGATGATTTGTTTTATCGAAAAGGCGAGATATATTACCAGTTTGCGGGTTGACTTTTACCAGGATCAATTCATTCTCTAAAATCCAATCTTTTTCGTTCAAACTATCTTTTTGGACAAATTCTCGATTTTGTACTAATATAGATGTGTTATTATTGCTATTCTTATTGGCTTTTCCAGGAATTTCCTCTCTCAACGACGTATTTTCAAGGGTTTCAGGATTTAGAGGACTTAACCAGAACAGGCGATAACCTACAGACGGCACACTATTTGCGACGAAAAGCAGGGTGTTACGAACGGAATTTGTTATAGGTTCGTCGGATGAAGCATTATTTATGCTAATCAGAGAAGGGAAATCCAGGGGAGTAGTTGATGATATTTGTTGACTGAGGATGGGGTTTCCTTCCCAGTCGCAAACTTGCCAGGGGTCGGAGTTGGGTAAGTTTACAGCAACAACTTGCGATCGCTCCCAGTTCGATGGGTTGAAAACGACGATCGGGAAAGCGTTGGGGTGGGGTGCTGGGGGAAGCGCAATTTGAGATGCGATCGCGTTCAGCGATTTGTGTAAAATTTGGGCACCGACTCGTTCCACTGCTTGCCAATCTTCATTCGCATCGACGAACACTTCTGGAATCGAGGTTCCGGGCAAGATATCGTGAAATTGATTGAAAAGTAACTTCTTCCAACTTTCCTCTAATTCCATTTGCGGATAAGTTACTTTCGCAGAGATGGCAGCGAGACTGGCGAACAATTCCGCTTGGTACAGCAATCCTTCAGAGCGACGATTGTAACGCTTTTGGTCGGCGTGGGTGGTATAGCAACCGCGATGAAATTCCAGATAAAGTTCGTCATCCCAAATCGGAATCGGCAATTGGCGATCGCGTGCCAACTGTTCGATGTTCTGCAAATAATTTTCCGCTGTAGTAAATTCCAATTGCGGGAAGAAAGGAGATTTTTGCCAGCGATTCGCCACTTCCAACATATCGCGGGTAGGGCCGCCACCCCGATCGCCTACGCCCGGTAACCAAAGCGCATTTGCTAAATTAGTTTTGCTCTGCCAATCGACAGCGTAATTTGCCATTTTGATCGGGTCGATATCTTCGCCAATTAAGGCAGACATCAAACTGAAGATTTGACTGCCGTCGGGCGATCGCCACCAGAAAAAGCCATAAGGAAATTTCGTCGTGTCGTTCCAAGACAACTTTTGGGTAACGAAATATTCGATGCCGCCGAGTTGGAGAAATTGGGGGAGGGTAGCGCAGAAACCAAAAGTATCGGGAACCCAAGCAACTTTCGTTATTTGATGAAATTTTTCTTTGACGTAGCGCTGACCGTAAAGGATTTGGCGGACGATCGATTCGCCATCAATTAAATTTAAATCCGGTTCGATCCACATTCCGCCGACGATTTCCCAACGTCCGGTTTTGACTTGATTTTGAATTGCCGCAAATAAGTCCGGGCGATGTTCTTCCATCCAAGCGTACAAAGCGGGAGTGGAATGACAGAAAATCAAATCGGGAAATTCTCGTTGTAATTTTAAAGCTGACTCGAAAGTGCGTTGGGCAGCGATCCAAGTTTCCTTCACAGGCCACAACCAAGCCATATCTAAATGAGCGTGACCTAATAAAAAGATTTTCGATTGGCGAGCGGGAATTTGAGAAAGCAGATTTTGGCGTAAGTGGGAGAGGGAGATATTGAATTTCGTGACATCGGGGAGAGATGACCGATCGATATTCGCGATCGCATTTTCCAAAATATCTAATTTGGCGATATCGAAAGCTTTTAAATAACTATGTAAGACGGCTAACTCGTTAGCGACAAAACCAGGTTCTGGGTATCGGTCGTCGTTCGATTCATATATTAATAGAGAACGCATCAGAGCACCGCGATCGTGACCGGGACTCACCAAGCGCAAAGCTACCAAAATTTCCGATTCAGGCGTGACGGATGAACTCAACAAGATGCGCGTGAAATAATCAAATAAATCTCCCGTTTGCACCAATTCGCCGTTAACGAAAATCTGTACGTCTTCCGCCCACCAAGTTAACGCCAACCGCAACGTCAAACCTGCAACCGGATAATTACATCTATATATATAGTGGGGAATGACAATTTTTTGTACCAGCCATTGTACCTGCTTTCCCGATGACCAAATAATCTGTTTTTTCTCATTCAATTCAACAATCGGCCACTCGTCCCACCGATCGGTTTGCCAAATTGCAGATAAAGGTAAGTCACCCGAATGATATCGCCAATTTGACAGCACATCCAACTGAGTGAGTTGGCGAAGTTTTTCTATTTCTAAGTCAATTGCGTTCTGCTCGGCTGTCATCGGTTAGAAAATATTGTTATGTTGAGTCAGAATTCAGGAGTCAGGAGTCAGGATTCAGGATTCAGGAGTCGGAATTTAGGAGTCAGTATTCAGGAGTTACAAAATTTCCCCTTCCCCTTTCCCTTTCCCCTTTCCCTAGCCCCTAAAATTTTCATCAACCAGGGTGTTTTGAAGATAAAATAAAGACCTTACCGTTTTCATATTAGCTGCCTTTCCCTGAGAACTGATTATGGCTTCTGGTGCTGGTCGCTATCGTAGTAGGTTATTCGGTTTATTATCGCGCCAAACCCGTCGCTGGGTAGATAAAAGCGATCGCGCACTCAGACATTTAGGAGTAGGCGTCACTTGGGGAGCGCAAATTCTCCTTTTTCCAGTGTACCTGATGGTGCAAGCGGCGCGAGTAGCAGGCAGGCAATTAAAGCAAGCGGTAAGAGAGACCGACGAACTTCAACTTCCGCCTGCGGATATGCCAATTCAGCGAGTATTGGAAACGGCGGTGGCTTTATCTCCATTGTTTGAATTGTCTGGAGATGTTCAAAATGGGAATGCGATCGCGAATCTGGCAATTCGCGATCGCGAAATTCAAGGAATTGCCACTAGCCTGGAAAATCGCGCTTTAGTACTAGTGAATTCCCACAATCAAGTAGCAGGCAACTTCACTGCCGAACAACAACAAGAAATTCAAAAATTAATTACTTTAGAAGTCTCCGATTATTTACACCAAAGCATTTTAGCTGAAGAAGCAAAAGCCAAATTAATCAATCAACTGCCGCCTCTCGAAGACCGCCCTCATCTTTTACCACCTATTCGCTGGTTCCGCAAAGTAATATCTTGGGTACAAACCGGGCCAGTAGCTAGTTTAGTTAACCTTTTCCAAGAAGAAAACCTGGTTGTCAATTTAGAAGCGAGGACTCAACAACTAAAACTGAAAAGTCAACAATTAAAAGAACAAAACGAACAATTAGAACTGAAAAGCCAGCAACTCATCTCGGAACGAACTTCGCAAATTGTCGCGCCATTCAACTCATCAGAAACCGTCGAAATATCGCCGAATTCTCTGATTGCCAAAATAGATGGCGCGTTGGCTAAATTGGAAGCGGAAAACTTGGCAGTCGTGTCGAAAGTTACCACATCGATTACCCATCGCGGTCAGGAATTTCTGCAAATAGTCAAAACTCGCTTTCACGATTCCCCAGCAATTGAATTGCCTGCCGGAGAAATGGAAAATTCCCAGGCACATCAGTTTCGCATTCAAGATTTAATTAAAGCCGCAGTTGATTACTTTTTTGGTTTGGATGACGCCAATAAGTTATCCG
This region includes:
- a CDS encoding alpha-mannosidase; translation: MTAEQNAIDLEIEKLRQLTQLDVLSNWRYHSGDLPLSAIWQTDRWDEWPIVELNEKKQIIWSSGKQVQWLVQKIVIPHYIYRCNYPVAGLTLRLALTWWAEDVQIFVNGELVQTGDLFDYFTRILLSSSVTPESEILVALRLVSPGHDRGALMRSLLIYESNDDRYPEPGFVANELAVLHSYLKAFDIAKLDILENAIANIDRSSLPDVTKFNISLSHLRQNLLSQIPARQSKIFLLGHAHLDMAWLWPVKETWIAAQRTFESALKLQREFPDLIFCHSTPALYAWMEEHRPDLFAAIQNQVKTGRWEIVGGMWIEPDLNLIDGESIVRQILYGQRYVKEKFHQITKVAWVPDTFGFCATLPQFLQLGGIEYFVTQKLSWNDTTKFPYGFFWWRSPDGSQIFSLMSALIGEDIDPIKMANYAVDWQSKTNLANALWLPGVGDRGGGPTRDMLEVANRWQKSPFFPQLEFTTAENYLQNIEQLARDRQLPIPIWDDELYLEFHRGCYTTHADQKRYNRRSEGLLYQAELFASLAAISAKVTYPQMELEESWKKLLFNQFHDILPGTSIPEVFVDANEDWQAVERVGAQILHKSLNAIASQIALPPAPHPNAFPIVVFNPSNWERSQVVAVNLPNSDPWQVCDWEGNPILSQQISSTTPLDFPSLISINNASSDEPITNSVRNTLLFVANSVPSVGYRLFWLSPLNPETLENTSLREEIPGKANKNSNNNTSILVQNREFVQKDSLNEKDWILENELILVKVNPQTGNISRLFDKTNHQEILHQQEANQLQAFQDSGQYWDAWNIDPKYAEHPLPTPELTSIEWIYKGEVQQRLRVVRQIGESEFCQDYVLDARSPILKICTTVNWQESHVLVKAAFPFNFTADFATYEIPCGAIDRTTQPQTPAEKAKWEVPALRWADLSGENCGVSILNDGKYGYDAQPDRLRLTLLRSPNWPDPSADRGFHQFTYALYPHDGNWRSCNTVRHGSELNLPLQPILPIRSTNLNQISLPPIGQLLDLSSENLILMAFKRSEDSPHHWILRCYECRGEETEFNLKSDLNLQIVRSVDLLERPVDMPEQLKILPWKIITFQVIDNSHQKNRS